From the Pseudomonas baltica genome, one window contains:
- a CDS encoding nitrite/sulfite reductase, which yields MYVYDEYDQRIIEDRVKQFRDQTRRYLAGELSEEEFRPLRLQNGLYIQRFAPMLRVAVPYGQLTSRQARMMAKIARDYDKGYAHISTRQNVQFNWPAVEDIPDILAELATVQMHAIQTSGNCLRNVTTDQFAGVAADEVIDPRPWCEIIRQWTTFHPEFAYLPRKFKIALNGASTDRAAIEVHDIGLEPVYNEAGELGFRVLVGGGLGRTPVVGAFINEFLPWQDLLSYLDAILRVYNRYGRRDNKYKARIKILVKALTPEVFAEKVNAEMEHLRGGSTTLTEAELQRVAKHFVDPEYKALSDFSAQLGALEAEHPGFARWRARNTLAHKKPGYVAVTLSLKPTGVAPGDLTDKQLDAVADLAERYSFGQLRTSHEQNIIFADVEQQQLHALWLELREGGFATPNIGLLTDIICCPGGDFCSLANAKSIPIAESIQRRFDDLDYLFDIGDIDVNISGCMNACGHHHVGHIGILGVDKKGEEFYQVSLGGSASRDASLGKILGPSFAQELMPEVIGKLIDVYVEKRTEDERFIDTYQRIGIDPFKERVYAANH from the coding sequence ATGTACGTTTATGACGAGTACGATCAACGGATCATCGAGGACCGCGTCAAGCAGTTCCGTGACCAGACCCGCCGCTACCTGGCCGGGGAGTTGAGCGAAGAAGAGTTTCGCCCGCTGCGCTTGCAGAACGGGCTGTACATCCAGCGTTTCGCGCCCATGCTGCGAGTCGCCGTGCCCTATGGCCAACTGACGTCGCGCCAGGCGCGAATGATGGCCAAGATCGCCCGCGACTACGACAAGGGCTACGCCCACATCAGTACTCGCCAGAACGTGCAGTTCAACTGGCCGGCGGTCGAAGACATCCCGGACATCCTCGCCGAGCTGGCCACCGTGCAGATGCACGCGATCCAGACCAGCGGCAACTGCCTGCGCAACGTCACCACCGACCAGTTCGCCGGTGTCGCTGCCGACGAAGTCATCGACCCGCGCCCTTGGTGCGAAATCATCCGCCAGTGGACCACCTTCCACCCGGAATTCGCCTACCTGCCGCGCAAGTTCAAGATCGCTCTCAATGGCGCCAGCACCGACCGTGCGGCCATCGAAGTGCACGATATTGGTCTGGAGCCGGTGTACAACGAAGCCGGCGAGCTGGGCTTCCGCGTCCTGGTGGGCGGCGGCCTGGGCCGTACGCCGGTGGTCGGCGCGTTCATCAATGAATTCCTGCCCTGGCAAGACCTGTTGAGCTACCTCGACGCCATCCTGCGTGTGTACAACCGCTATGGCCGTCGCGACAACAAGTACAAGGCGCGCATCAAGATCCTGGTCAAGGCCCTGACCCCTGAAGTGTTCGCCGAAAAGGTCAACGCTGAGATGGAGCACTTGCGCGGCGGCAGCACCACGCTGACCGAAGCCGAGCTGCAGCGCGTAGCCAAGCACTTCGTCGATCCCGAATACAAGGCCCTGAGCGATTTCAGCGCCCAACTCGGCGCGCTGGAAGCCGAGCACCCAGGTTTCGCCCGCTGGCGCGCCCGCAACACCCTGGCGCACAAGAAGCCCGGCTACGTGGCTGTGACCCTGTCGCTCAAGCCAACAGGCGTTGCTCCAGGCGACTTGACCGACAAACAGCTGGATGCCGTCGCCGACCTGGCCGAGCGCTACAGTTTCGGGCAGCTGCGTACCTCTCACGAGCAGAACATCATCTTCGCCGACGTCGAGCAGCAACAATTGCACGCCCTCTGGCTGGAACTGCGCGAAGGCGGGTTCGCCACGCCGAACATCGGCCTGCTGACCGACATCATCTGCTGCCCCGGTGGTGATTTCTGCTCGCTGGCCAACGCCAAGTCGATCCCGATCGCCGAATCCATCCAGCGCCGCTTCGACGACCTGGACTATCTGTTCGACATCGGCGACATCGACGTCAACATCTCGGGCTGCATGAACGCCTGTGGTCATCACCACGTCGGCCACATCGGCATCCTCGGTGTCGACAAGAAAGGCGAAGAGTTCTACCAGGTCTCCCTGGGTGGCAGCGCCAGCCGTGACGCCAGCCTGGGCAAGATCCTCGGCCCATCCTTCGCTCAGGAACTGATGCCTGAAGTGATCGGCAAGCTGATCGACGTTTATGTAGAGAAGCGCACGGAAGACGAGCGTTTTATCGACACCTACCAGCGTATTGGTATCGATCCGTTCAAGGAGCGCGTCTATGCAGCGAATCATTAA
- a CDS encoding SCP2 sterol-binding domain-containing protein, whose product MTDVAKAVEKMKAKFNPAAAGGLDLVFGFRIDETENFSLIVKDSTCELQEGENPDAQVTLVMDSETLKGIVSGETDGMQAFMGGKLRAEGDMMLAMKLSELFPV is encoded by the coding sequence ATGACCGATGTAGCCAAAGCCGTTGAAAAGATGAAGGCCAAGTTCAATCCCGCTGCCGCCGGCGGCCTGGACCTGGTGTTCGGTTTCCGCATCGACGAGACCGAGAACTTCTCGCTGATCGTCAAGGACAGCACCTGCGAACTGCAGGAAGGCGAAAACCCGGACGCCCAGGTCACTCTGGTGATGGACAGCGAAACGCTCAAGGGCATCGTCAGCGGCGAGACCGACGGCATGCAGGCGTTCATGGGCGGCAAGCTGCGCGCTGAAGGCGACATGATGCTGGCGATGAAGTTGAGCGAGCTGTTCCCGGTCTAA
- a CDS encoding DUF934 domain-containing protein: MQRIIKNNAVIDETWHLLPKDTSFDSISNCDDLIVPLALWREHGNALKARDGGLGVWLDADEEAEEIGDDVEHFQVIALNFPAFTDGRNYSNARLLRDRYGYKGELRAIGDVLRDQLFYLHRCGFDAFALRADKDPYEALESLKDFSVTYQAATDEPLPLFRRR, translated from the coding sequence ATGCAGCGAATCATTAAGAACAATGCCGTCATCGACGAGACCTGGCACCTGCTGCCCAAGGACACGAGCTTTGACAGCATCAGCAACTGCGACGACCTGATCGTGCCGCTGGCGCTGTGGCGCGAACACGGCAACGCCCTCAAGGCCCGCGATGGCGGCCTGGGCGTGTGGCTCGATGCCGACGAAGAAGCCGAAGAGATCGGTGACGATGTCGAGCACTTCCAGGTCATCGCCTTGAACTTCCCGGCCTTCACCGACGGGCGCAACTACTCCAACGCGCGTCTGCTGCGTGATCGGTACGGCTACAAGGGTGAACTGCGGGCAATCGGCGATGTGCTGCGCGACCAGTTGTTCTACCTGCACCGCTGCGGTTTCGACGCCTTCGCCCTGCGCGCCGACAAGGACCCGTACGAAGCGCTGGAAAGCCTCAAGGACTTCAGCGTGACCTACCAGGCCGCCACCGACGAGCCGCTGCCGCTGTTCCGGCGCCGCTAA